A genome region from Anopheles stephensi strain Indian chromosome 2, UCI_ANSTEP_V1.0, whole genome shotgun sequence includes the following:
- the LOC118503576 gene encoding serine-rich adhesin for platelets-like: MEQSTVLLIVFTVMVAGQSIDNPIFPLEHCGNRTACFNITYMEKPDEYCKEFAGKVAVPSKLCVNGMILCDGHKYSAGCLYSVNKLRDNCDYAKENCYADLKEGATDPAPENPIFPVAACGNRTACSHIKHVERTDDFCKDYAGSVAVPSKLCLNAMIWCENRILRGSCLKSSVRLSTNCNYARDNCYKDLAQSETTTAGYTGGSTESSTSDATTVEYNTATATSTSYDTTTAGWYTTTSKSGATETTTAGYTGSSTDFSTSDGTTVTYDRTTSTKSTSSDGTTLGYTMGSSTEFSTSTTTDGEYTTPATNDTKVDTTLTESTTTQQTTSAGPRAGDPCTSAGKRAGNADNCLTFLECSGEVYEENACPEGYIYYERFSICVPGNGVKCQLYGQLRKRAIRVTPFAG, from the coding sequence ATGGAGCAGTCAACGGTGCTGCTAATAGTGTTCACGGTGATGGTTGCCGGCCAGTCCATCGATAATCCAATTTTCCCTCTCGAACATTGTGGCAACAGGACGGCCTGTTTCAATATAACGTACATGGAGAAGCCGGACGAGTACTGTAAAGAATTCGCTGGCAAGGTAGCGGTGCCTTCGAAGCTGTGTGTTAACGGTATGATTCTGTGTGACGGTCACAAGTATTCGGCTGGTTGCTTGTACTCGGTGAACAAGCTACGGGATAACTGTGATTATGCGAAAGAGAACTGTTACGCAGATTTAAAGGAGGGCGCCACTGATCCAGCTCCAGAAAATCCCATCTTTCCTGTCGCTGCCTGCGGTAACAGGACCGCTTGTTCGCACATCAAGCATGTGGAACGCACGGACGACTTCTGTAAGGATTACGCTGGCTCGGTAGCGGTACCGTCAAAGTTGTGTCTAAATGCTATGATTTGGTGCGAGAATCGTATTCTACGAGGATCCTGCCTGAAATCATCTGTCAGACTATCGACAAACTGTAATTATGCGCGTGATAACTGTTACAAAGATTTGGCGCAATCTGAAACGACCACGGCAGGTTATACTGGAGGCTCTACCGAATCTTCAACGTCCGATGCGACCACTGTGGAGTATAATACAGCTACTGCAACATCTACATCGTATGACACAACCACAGCTGGGTGGTACACAACTACTTCCAAATCTGGAGCGACTGAAACAACCACGGCAGGATATACTGGAAGTTCTACCGACTTTTCAACCTCGGATGGCACCACTGTGACGTATGATAGAACTACCTCAACAAAATCTACATCGTCTGATGGAACCACTCTGGGGTACACTATGGGAAGTTCTACCGAATTTTCGACGTCTACCACAACCGATGGTGAATATACGACGCCGGCAACAAACGATACGAAGGTGGACACAACTTTGACAGAAAGCACTACGACGCAACAAACAACATCCGCTGGTCCACGTGCTGGCGACCCGTGTACATCTGCTGGTAAGCGAGCCGGAAATGCTGATAACTGTCTTACATTCTTGGAGTGCTCCGGAGAGGTTTACGAGGAAAATGCCTGCCCCGAAGGTTACATCTACTATGAAAGATTCAGCATCTGTGTACCTGGAAATGGGGTAAAGTGTCAGCTTTATGGTCAGCTACGTAAAAGAGCGATTCGTGTGACACCGTTTGCCGGATaa